The sequence CACAGGCACATTCCCAGTCTTTAGTTGGTCCGAAAATTCTTTCATCGAATAGACCATCTTTTTCTGGTTTCAAAGTACGGTAGTTGATAGTTTCTGGCTTTTTAACTTCCCCATAAGACCAACTACGAATCTTATCCGGAGATGCTAAACCAATTTGCATACTTTCGAATTTATTAACGTCTATCAAAAGGTAACCTCCCTAAAGTTTTAACTAGTTTTCTGATTTTGTACTAGTTGACTCAGCTGAATCTTTAGATGCTTCGAGTTTCTTAGCTTCTTCTTCAGCGCGTTTTTGTTCTTGTTGTTTAGCAAACTTAGATAGAGCGTCGATGCTTACTGTATCATCATCTTCATCCATATCTCTAAGTTCGATTTCTTTCTTATGTGAGTCTAGAACTTTCATATCTAGTCCTAAGGCTTGTAGTTCTTTGACAAGAACACGGAATGATTCAGGAACACCAGGTTTTGGAATACTTTCACCCTTAACGATAGCTTCATAAGTCTTAACACGTCCAACAATATCATCAGACTTGTATGTTAAGATTTCTTGCAATGTATAAGCGGCACCATAAGCTTCAAGGGCCCAAACTTCCATTTCACCAAATCTCTGTCCACCAAATTGTGCTTTACCACCAAGTGGTTGTTGAGTAACTAGTGAGTATGGTCCGATTGAACGAGCATGAAGTTTATCATCAACCATGTGAGCTAGTTTCAAGTAGTACATGACACCAACAGCAACACGGTTCTTGAATGGTTCACCAGTACGTCCATCATAAAGGATTGACTTACCATCTGAATCCATATCAGCTTCTTTAACAATGTCCCAAAGTTCATCGTTAGTTACACCATCGAAAACAGGTGTTGTAACGTGGATACCAAGTTTTCTAGCAGCCATACCTAAGTGAAGATCTAGAACTTGTCCGATATTCATACGTGATGGAACACCCATTGGATTCAATAGGATATCTACTGGAGTACCATCTGGCATGTATGGCATATCTTCTTCAGGAACAACGATTGAAACAGTACCTTTGTTACCGTGACGTCCGGCCATCTTGTCACCAACTTGAATCTTACGCTTTTGAGCAATGTAAACACGAACTAACATGTTAACACCAGGATCAAGTTCGTCTCCGGCTTCACGAGTAAAGACTTTAACGTCTTGGATAATTCCGCCACCACCATGTGGTACACGAAGTGAAGTATCACGAACTTCACGAGCCTTTTCACCAAAGATAGCGTGCAATAGTCTTTCTTCGGCTGATAATTCTGTAACACCCTTAGGTGTAACTTTACCAACTAAGATATCACCATCACGAACTTCAGCACCAATACGGATAATTCCGAATTCGTCAAGATCCTTCAATGAATCTTCACCAACATTAGGAATTTCACGTGTGATTTCTTCAGGTCCAAGTTTAGTATCACGTGCTTCTGATTCATACTCTTCAATATGGATTGAAGTATATGCATCTTCACGAACTAATTTTTCTGAAAGAACGATCGCATCTTCATAGTTATACATATTCCATGTCATGAAGGCGATAAGTGGGTTTTGACCAAGAGCTAATTCACCATTTTCCATGGCAGGACCATCGGCAATGATTTCACCCTTCTTAACTTCTTCACCCTTGTGAACGATAGGTCTTTGGTTATATGACTTACCATTATTTGAACGACGGAACTTAGTGATCTTGTAATCGTCAGTTGTGCCATCTTCGTCACGTTTGATAGTAACTTTCTTAGCATCAACGTATTCAACAACACCACTGTGGTCAGCAAGCAAAGCAGCACCAGAATCATGGGCAGCAATGTATTCCATACCAGTACCAACTAATGGTGCATGTGGATTGATCAAAGGAACAGCTTGACGTTGCATGTTGGCACCCATCAAGGCACGGTTCGAGTCATCGTTTTCCAAGAAAGGAATACATGCAGTAGCAACAGAAACTACTTGCTTAGGAGAAACGTCCATGTAATCGACTTTTTCTGGAGTAGTTTCGATGTTGTCATCTTTATGACGAGCCAAAATTGTGTTTTCAACAAATGAACCATCATCGTTTAATGGTGTATTAGCTTGAGCAACAACGTAGTTATCTTCTTCATCAGCAGTTAAGTAATCAATCTTGTCAGTTACTTTGTGAGTATCCCATGAAACACGACGATATGGTGTTTCGATGAAACCATACTTGTTGATGATAGCGTATGAAGCCAAGTTATTAATAAGTCCGATATTAGGTCCTTCAGGTGTTTCAATAGGACACATACGACCATAGTGAGTATAGTGAACGTCACGAACTTCATATCCGGCACGGTCACGAGTCAAACCACCAGGTCCAAGGGCTGATAGACGACGCTTGTGTTCTAGTTCTCCAAGTGGGTTTGTTTGATCCATGAATTGTGACAATTGTGATGAACCAAAGAATTCCTTGATTGAAGCTACAACAGGTCTAATGTTGATCAATTGTTGAGGTGTAACAGTTGCTGAGTCTTGAATTGACATTCTTTCACGTACAACACGTTCCATACGTGACAAACCAATACGGAATTGGTTTTGTAGCAATTCACCGACAGAACGGATACGACGGTTACCCAAGTGATCAATATCATCTGTAGTACCGATGTCTTCTTTCAAGTTCAAGAAGTAGTTAATACCGGCTAAAATATCAGCTGGTGTAATTGTACGGTTTTCTTCAGGAATATGACCGTTACCAATAATATTAACAACTTTTTCATTGTCAGCTTCTGAATAAATCTTAATTGTTTGAATAGTAATTGGGTCTGTTAGAACACCCTCGTCTGAAGGAGTCATAGTAATAGTCTTGAAATCGTCTCTATCAAGATATGGACTCAATTTCTTCATTGCATCACGATCAAGCAATGTATCCTTAGCTAAAATAACTTCACCAGTATCTGGGTCAGCAAGTGTTTCAGCCAAAGTCTTGTTAAGAAGTCTTGTCTTAAGATTTAACTTCTTATTGATCTTGTAACGACCAACAGGAGCTAAGTCATATCTACGTGGGTCAAAGAATCTAGCATATAGTAATGAACGAGAACTATCTGCAGTCTTTGGTTCACCAGGACGAAGTCTTTCATAGATATCCTTCAAAGCTTCTTCAACACGTGAGTCAGTTGCTTCTTTATGAACATCTTTTTCAAGTGTTAGGTTCAAAGTATCGTTTTCACCAAAAATATCAAGAATTTCTGAGTCTTCACCAAAGCCAAGAGCTCTAACTAATTCAGAAATAGGCAATTTTCTAGTTCTATCGATTCTTACATAACCGATACCTTTAGCATCTGTTTCATATTCCAACCATGCACCACGGTTAGGGATAACAGTTGTACCATAGTTTATACGACCATTTTTATCAGTATCTTGATTGTAATAAATACCAGGAGAACGTACTAATTGAGAAACAATAACACGTTCAGCACCGTTGATGATGAAAGTTCCTTCATCTGTCATGATTGGGAAATCACCAAAGAAGACATCTTGTGTCTTAATTTCACCAGTTTCATGATTTGTCAATTTCAAAGTTACGTGTAATGGTGCTGAGAAGTTTGCATCATGTGCTCTAGCTTCTTCAACAGTATATTTTGGTTCGAGCAACTTGTAATCGACGTATTCCAAAGAAAGGTTTCCCGCAAAGTCATCGATTGGCATAATATCGTCAAACATATCTTTTAGTCCTTCATCTAAGAACCACTTGTAAGAATTTGTTTGGATGTCAATCAAATTTGGCAAAGGAAGTACTTCCTTGATCTTCGCATAACTACGACGAACACGGTGTGCACCATAATTAACGTTATGATAAGTCAAATTTTTCACCTCAACATTTAATTTGTTCAAATCACATCTCAAATATTACAATTTGATTACAATTTGCTTGAAAACGGTTTTTTAACCTATTTTTAGGCAAAAAAAAACCAAAAATAGAATCAAAAAATCTATTTTTGCGTTTTTTATTTAGCATAACCACGGACAATAGATCGTGATATGCGATTTGAACTTTGAATCTCAAAAAACATAATACTCTGACAGTCTCATCTTGTCAATAGTTGGAAATTATTTTTGATGAGTTAGAGTTTTTTTATTTTCTGGTTTAGCAATATTGATTGTTAGCTTGCCCTTCTTAGAACCAACCTTGATCGTATCACCAGCATTAACTTTACCCATTAAGAGTTGTTCACTGACTGGATCTTCAATTTCTCTTTGGATGGTTCTTCTCATTGGACGAGCACCATATTCTGGATTGTAGCCATCTTTAACTAAATCACTGTAAGCTGTTGGAGAAATTACTAGCTTGATATCTCTTTCGGCCAAGCGTTTTTCAAGATTGCTACTCATAATCTTAGCAATTGCTTTAAGTTGTTCTTTGTTCAAAGCCTTGAAGACGATTGTTTCATCAACACGGTTCAAGAATTCTGGACGGAAGAACTTCTTCATTTCAGCATCGATACGTTCTTGCATTTCTTTGAAGTCATCGTGAACGTCTTTAGCACCAAAGCCAACTTCTTTTTCTTCATTCAAGGCTCTAGCACCTAAGTTAGAAGTCATAATGATAATTGTATTTCTAAAGTCGACTTTACGTCCCTTGGCATCAGTTAAGATACCGTCATCGAGGACTTGCAATAAGATATTGAAGACGTCAGGATGAGCTTTTTCAACTTCATCTAGTAAAACAACTGAATAAGGTTCATTTCTAACCTTCTCAGTCAATTGTCCACCTTCATCGAAACCAACGTAGCCTGGAGCTGAACCAATCAATTTAGAAGTACTGTACTGTTCCATGTATTCAGACATATCAACACGAATCATATTGTCTTCTGAACCAAACATAACTTCGGCGATTGACTTAGCCAATTCAGTCTTACCTACACCAGTAGGTCCTAAGAACATAAATGAACCGATTGGACGATTTGGATCTTTCATACCACTTCTAGCACGACGAATAGCACGAGATACGGCACTGATAGCAGTATCTTGACCAATAACACGCTTGTGGAGTTCTTTTTCAAGGTTAAGTAATTTCTCACTTTCCTTACGAGTAATTTGTTTAACTGGAACTCCAGTCCACTCAGCGATTACTTCGGCAATGTCGTCAGCTGTAACTACTGGTTTCTTGCTAGTAGATTTCTTATTCTTGAGTTTAGCAAGTTGTGCTTGAACGTTTTGTTCTTCTTCACGAATCTTAGCAGCCTTCTCAAAGTCTTGATCTAAGATAGCATTGTTCTTATCGTTGATCAATTGCATGGATTGATCAGTCAATTCTTCTAACTTATTATTCTTAGATACATTGTGGATTCTAACTTTAGCAGAAGCTTCATCCATCAAGTCAATGGCCTTATCAGGCAAGAAACGATTTGTTAGATAACGAGTTGAGAGACGAACAGCTGCTTCAACTGCTTCGTCAGAAATAGTTAAACCATGATGTTGTTCATATCTAGGACGTAAGCCTTCTAGAATCTTAACAGAATCCTTAGCACTAGGTTCTTCAACATAAACCTTAGCAAAACGACGTTCCAAGGCAGTATCTTTTTCAATGTATTTTTGATATTCATTTGAAGTTGTGGCACCAATCAATTGCAATTCACCACGAGCTAATGCTGGCTTCAAAATATTAGAAGCATCAATAGCACCTTCAGCACCACCGGCACCAATCAAGGTATGCAATTCATCAATGAATAAAATTACGTGCTTATCTTCATAAATTTCTTGAATAATTTTTTTAAGTCGATCTTCAAACTCACCACGATACTTAGTACCGGCAACTAATGAACCCATATCAAGCATCATGATACGTTTGTTTTGCATATCAAAAGGAACTTCCTTTTTGACAATGCTAATAGCTAACCCTTCAGCGATAGCAGTTTTACCAACACCAGGTTCACCTACTAAAACAGGATTATTCTTAGTACGACGACTAAGGATTTGGATAGTTCTTTCAACTTCTTTTTGACGACCAATGACAGGATCGATTTGATTGTCTTTAGCCATCTTCGTCAAGTCACGAGCTAAGGAATCAAGTGTTGGTGTACCACCTTTGCCCTTAGCTTGTCCTTGAGTCTTTCTTTGTTTATCGGATAAATTGGCTGCAAAACCACGACGAGCTGCCTTGTTGGACATTCCCATCTTAGAAAGAAGCAATGATTTGGTTTTAGCCAAACTAAGTCCTAAGTTAACCAAAATTCTATTCGCTAAATTATCAGCGTCATCAAGAATTGCTAACAAAATGTGTTCTGTTCCGACACGATTTGACTTGTATACGTCAGAAACTTCTTGGGCTGCACTTAAAATCAATTGTCCCTTAGGAGAATATGGTAGGTAAATTCCTTTAGCAGTATTAGATGAGACATCCCCATAACCTGTCAGATGTTCAATCTCCTCTTCAACATCTCGATCACTTACAGCTAGATCTCTCAAAGTAATACCGGCAATACCATCATTTTCCATTGTTAGACCAAGTAAAATATGCTCAGTTCCAACAGCATTGTGATGAAATGCTTTAGCACGTTCTTGAGCTAAAACAAGTGCATTCTTGGCGCTTTCGGTAAATACTTTGTCCATTAACGTTACCTCTACTTTTTAAGTGTCTGTTTAGAAAGTATAATTGTGTTTTCAAAAAAAGCAATTAATTTAACTTATTCACTTCAAATTAATAATAATATTCAATTACCTTACTAATAATTGTTCTCAATTAGAATCCTAACACATTCCTGAAGTTAATATAGGAATTTTAGATTGCCTTTTTGAACAATTCTTAGAGAACGAAAAAAGGTAATCAATTCTTTATCAGAATTAATTACCCTTTTTTACTTTCAAATTCTCTGAAGCGGAAGACGGGATTCGAACCCGCGACCCCCACCATGGCAAGGTGATGTTCTACCACTGAACTACTTCCGCATTATGTAAATGCCGACTAGAGGATTCGAACCTCCGACCCCCTGTTTACAAGACAGATGCTCTGCCAACTGAGCTAAGTCGGCATTATGCCAAACAACATTTAACATAATACACATAAATCAATCTTTTTGCAAGACTAATTTAATACGGGTGAAAGGACTTGAACCTTCATGTCCAAAGGACACTAGAACCTAAATCTAGCGCGTCTGCCAATTCCGCCACACCCGCAAAAAACTTAATAAATCCACTAAGCATTTTGCTTAATGGAGGATACAGGGATCGAACCTGTGACCTCCTGCTTGTAAGGCAGATGCTCTCCCAGCTGAGCTAATCCTCCATAGTGTTTCTCGTTTGAAACAACTATATTAGTATACCTTTTGCCTATAAAAGTTGTCAACGAAAATTTTGTATTTTTTTACCTAGACTATGAGGGTACAAAAAAAGCCAGACCAACGGCCTAGCTTTAGTTTAATTATTCTTCATTATTAGTATTGTCTTCAGGTCTCATAGTTGGGAACAAGATGACATCACGAATTGATGGTGCATCAGTTAACAACATAACCAATCTATCAATACCGATACCTAGTCCACCAGTTGGTGGCATACCATATTCCATGGCTTCAACGTAATCGTTATCGATGTGTTCGGCTTCGTCATTACCATTTTCACGTTCTTTAGCTTGTGCTTCAAAACGTTGTTTTTGGTCGATTGGATCATTCAATTCTGTAAAGGCATTTCCATATTCATGACCGAGAATGTAAACTTCAAAACGATCAGTGAAATTAGGATTTTCCTTGTTCTTCTTAGCCAAAGGTGAAACTTCAAGTGGATATTCATAAATGAATGTTGGTTCTTTCAAAGTATCTTCAACAAATTCTTCGAAGAATTCAGCGATGATGTGACCAACACCCCAGAAGTTTTCGTAGTGAACGCCTTTTTCATCAGCTATCTTTCTAGCATCTTCTAGAGTCATATCTTGACTGAAGTCTACTCCAGTTTGTTCCTTGATAGCATCAACCATCTTGAGACGTCTGAAAGGCTTGCTCAAATCAATTTCTTCACCTTGGTAACTAACGATTTGTGTACCATTAGCTTTTTGAGCGGCATGTCTAAAGATTCCTTCGACTTCTTTCATAACATCAGTCATATCCCAGTATGCAGCATATGTTTCCAATGATGTAAATTCAGGGTTATGTTGTGTATCCAAACCTTCATTACGGAAAGCTCTACCGATTTCATAAACACGTTCGAAACCACCAACGATTAATCTCTTCAATGGCAATTCCAAAGCGATACGAAGATACATTTGCATATCCAAAGCATTGTGGTGTGTGATAAATGGACGTGCACTGGCACCACCAGCTTGAGTATTTAGAACAGGAGTTTCAACTGATAAGAAGCCTTCGTTATCCAAATATTCACGAACAGCTGAGATAATCTTAGTACGTTTCTTGAAACGATCAAAACTATCTTGGTTGGCGATCAAGTCCAAGTACCTTTGACGATAAATTTGTTCAACATTAGTTAAACCATGGAATTTATCAGGCAATGGACGCAATGACTTGGCTAACATTGTAACGTGTGTAGCCTTTACAGTTAATTCACCCATATCTGTCTTCATGATTTCACCATGAATACCTAGATGATCACCGATATCAGCACGTTTGAAGATGTGGTAGTTTTCTTCACCGACAACATCTTTTCTAACATAAATTTGAATTTTTCCACTTCTATCACGTAGATCAGCAAAACCAACTTTACCTTTACCACGTTTTGACATCATACGACCAGCAATTACGCAAGGCAAATCTTGTTCTTC comes from Companilactobacillus pabuli and encodes:
- a CDS encoding DNA-directed RNA polymerase subunit beta — encoded protein: MTYHNVNYGAHRVRRSYAKIKEVLPLPNLIDIQTNSYKWFLDEGLKDMFDDIMPIDDFAGNLSLEYVDYKLLEPKYTVEEARAHDANFSAPLHVTLKLTNHETGEIKTQDVFFGDFPIMTDEGTFIINGAERVIVSQLVRSPGIYYNQDTDKNGRINYGTTVIPNRGAWLEYETDAKGIGYVRIDRTRKLPISELVRALGFGEDSEILDIFGENDTLNLTLEKDVHKEATDSRVEEALKDIYERLRPGEPKTADSSRSLLYARFFDPRRYDLAPVGRYKINKKLNLKTRLLNKTLAETLADPDTGEVILAKDTLLDRDAMKKLSPYLDRDDFKTITMTPSDEGVLTDPITIQTIKIYSEADNEKVVNIIGNGHIPEENRTITPADILAGINYFLNLKEDIGTTDDIDHLGNRRIRSVGELLQNQFRIGLSRMERVVRERMSIQDSATVTPQQLINIRPVVASIKEFFGSSQLSQFMDQTNPLGELEHKRRLSALGPGGLTRDRAGYEVRDVHYTHYGRMCPIETPEGPNIGLINNLASYAIINKYGFIETPYRRVSWDTHKVTDKIDYLTADEEDNYVVAQANTPLNDDGSFVENTILARHKDDNIETTPEKVDYMDVSPKQVVSVATACIPFLENDDSNRALMGANMQRQAVPLINPHAPLVGTGMEYIAAHDSGAALLADHSGVVEYVDAKKVTIKRDEDGTTDDYKITKFRRSNNGKSYNQRPIVHKGEEVKKGEIIADGPAMENGELALGQNPLIAFMTWNMYNYEDAIVLSEKLVREDAYTSIHIEEYESEARDTKLGPEEITREIPNVGEDSLKDLDEFGIIRIGAEVRDGDILVGKVTPKGVTELSAEERLLHAIFGEKAREVRDTSLRVPHGGGGIIQDVKVFTREAGDELDPGVNMLVRVYIAQKRKIQVGDKMAGRHGNKGTVSIVVPEEDMPYMPDGTPVDILLNPMGVPSRMNIGQVLDLHLGMAARKLGIHVTTPVFDGVTNDELWDIVKEADMDSDGKSILYDGRTGEPFKNRVAVGVMYYLKLAHMVDDKLHARSIGPYSLVTQQPLGGKAQFGGQRFGEMEVWALEAYGAAYTLQEILTYKSDDIVGRVKTYEAIVKGESIPKPGVPESFRVLVKELQALGLDMKVLDSHKKEIELRDMDEDDDTVSIDALSKFAKQQEQKRAEEEAKKLEASKDSAESTSTKSEN
- a CDS encoding ATP-dependent Clp protease ATP-binding subunit: MDKVFTESAKNALVLAQERAKAFHHNAVGTEHILLGLTMENDGIAGITLRDLAVSDRDVEEEIEHLTGYGDVSSNTAKGIYLPYSPKGQLILSAAQEVSDVYKSNRVGTEHILLAILDDADNLANRILVNLGLSLAKTKSLLLSKMGMSNKAARRGFAANLSDKQRKTQGQAKGKGGTPTLDSLARDLTKMAKDNQIDPVIGRQKEVERTIQILSRRTKNNPVLVGEPGVGKTAIAEGLAISIVKKEVPFDMQNKRIMMLDMGSLVAGTKYRGEFEDRLKKIIQEIYEDKHVILFIDELHTLIGAGGAEGAIDASNILKPALARGELQLIGATTSNEYQKYIEKDTALERRFAKVYVEEPSAKDSVKILEGLRPRYEQHHGLTISDEAVEAAVRLSTRYLTNRFLPDKAIDLMDEASAKVRIHNVSKNNKLEELTDQSMQLINDKNNAILDQDFEKAAKIREEEQNVQAQLAKLKNKKSTSKKPVVTADDIAEVIAEWTGVPVKQITRKESEKLLNLEKELHKRVIGQDTAISAVSRAIRRARSGMKDPNRPIGSFMFLGPTGVGKTELAKSIAEVMFGSEDNMIRVDMSEYMEQYSTSKLIGSAPGYVGFDEGGQLTEKVRNEPYSVVLLDEVEKAHPDVFNILLQVLDDGILTDAKGRKVDFRNTIIIMTSNLGARALNEEKEVGFGAKDVHDDFKEMQERIDAEMKKFFRPEFLNRVDETIVFKALNKEQLKAIAKIMSSNLEKRLAERDIKLVISPTAYSDLVKDGYNPEYGARPMRRTIQREIEDPVSEQLLMGKVNAGDTIKVGSKKGKLTINIAKPENKKTLTHQK
- the lysS gene encoding lysine--tRNA ligase, translating into MNDQLRVRREKLQELYDEGVDPFGSRFERTALAQEIHDKYGDEDKEVLEEQDLPCVIAGRMMSKRGKGKVGFADLRDRSGKIQIYVRKDVVGEENYHIFKRADIGDHLGIHGEIMKTDMGELTVKATHVTMLAKSLRPLPDKFHGLTNVEQIYRQRYLDLIANQDSFDRFKKRTKIISAVREYLDNEGFLSVETPVLNTQAGGASARPFITHHNALDMQMYLRIALELPLKRLIVGGFERVYEIGRAFRNEGLDTQHNPEFTSLETYAAYWDMTDVMKEVEGIFRHAAQKANGTQIVSYQGEEIDLSKPFRRLKMVDAIKEQTGVDFSQDMTLEDARKIADEKGVHYENFWGVGHIIAEFFEEFVEDTLKEPTFIYEYPLEVSPLAKKNKENPNFTDRFEVYILGHEYGNAFTELNDPIDQKQRFEAQAKERENGNDEAEHIDNDYVEAMEYGMPPTGGLGIGIDRLVMLLTDAPSIRDVILFPTMRPEDNTNNEE